Proteins from a genomic interval of Marmoricola sp. OAE513:
- a CDS encoding phosphotransferase, whose amino-acid sequence MTRSSLGSPPVDLPVLGSLDELSTTWLSTALGAEVEGFTLSPVGTGQMGSCYRITLTGDTALPGTALLKLPSADEGTRAMVAGAYRTEVRFYTEVLPTVGIHTPRRYATSTVGDDGLFAMLLEDMAPAQQGDQIAGCTPDQARDAAVNLAGLHGPRWSDPTLHDVEGLTLSGPDDAALLAEVYGPATDTFLEQLGDALTPETQETLRRCVGAAEQWSLARQSERFGLVHGDYRLDNLLFLADPGADALPVSAVDWQTLSLGLPARDLAYLLGTGLSVEDRREHERAIVEEYHADLLVYGVTDYTAEQAFDDYRFAMLQGPLVSVFGCAYGARTERGDAMFAAMVNRSCTAMRDLGTLDLVGAS is encoded by the coding sequence ATGACGCGATCGTCGCTCGGCTCCCCTCCCGTCGACCTGCCCGTGCTCGGCTCCCTCGACGAGCTCAGCACGACCTGGCTCAGCACCGCGCTCGGCGCCGAGGTCGAGGGCTTCACGTTGTCGCCCGTCGGCACGGGACAGATGGGGTCCTGCTACCGGATCACCCTGACCGGTGACACCGCCCTGCCCGGCACGGCTCTGCTCAAGCTGCCGTCAGCGGACGAAGGCACCCGCGCGATGGTGGCAGGCGCGTACCGCACCGAGGTGCGGTTCTACACCGAGGTGCTGCCGACCGTCGGCATCCACACCCCGCGCCGCTACGCGACCAGCACGGTCGGCGACGACGGTCTGTTCGCGATGCTGCTCGAGGACATGGCACCCGCGCAGCAAGGGGACCAGATAGCCGGTTGCACCCCGGACCAGGCCCGCGACGCCGCGGTGAACCTGGCCGGCCTGCACGGACCGCGCTGGTCCGACCCCACGCTGCACGACGTCGAGGGCCTCACCCTGAGCGGACCGGACGACGCAGCCCTGCTCGCCGAGGTCTACGGACCGGCCACCGACACCTTCCTCGAGCAGCTGGGCGACGCGCTGACCCCGGAGACGCAGGAGACCCTGCGCCGGTGCGTCGGCGCCGCCGAGCAGTGGTCGCTGGCCCGCCAGTCCGAGCGCTTCGGGCTGGTGCACGGCGACTACCGCCTCGACAACCTGCTCTTCCTCGCCGACCCTGGCGCGGACGCGCTGCCGGTGAGCGCGGTCGACTGGCAGACGCTCAGCCTCGGGCTCCCTGCCCGCGACCTCGCCTACCTGCTCGGCACCGGCCTCTCGGTCGAGGACCGCCGTGAGCACGAACGCGCGATCGTCGAGGAGTACCACGCCGACCTGCTGGTCTACGGGGTCACGGACTACACCGCCGAGCAGGCCTTCGACGACTACCGGTTCGCGATGCTGCAGGGGCCGCTCGTCAGCGTCTTCGGTTGCGCGTACGGCGCGCGCACCGAGCGCGGCGACGCGATGTTCGCGGCGATGGTGAACCGGTCCTGCACGGCGATGCGCGATCTCGGGACCCTGGACCTGGTGGGGGCGTCGTGA
- a CDS encoding TIGR03617 family F420-dependent LLM class oxidoreductase — MKLDLQLDGRPDEAAQRARELIDAGVDGLFTFEGPHDVFLPLIVAAGSSDVPPTDLMTNVAIAIPRSPMHLANMAYDLQLLSGGRFRLGLGSQIKPHIENRYGAEWSRPAARMRETVLAVKAILNAWQDGTRLDFRGEFTKHTLMPPTFVPGPNPYGVPPVLLGALGPVMTRTAAEVADGLLVMPFHSHRHFRERTLTAVAEGLELAGRDRIDIYPQAIVAMGETPDEITAASFGVKGLLAFYGSTPAYKSVLDIEGWGDLQPELNALSKTGDIMKMIDLIDDDVMRTLAVVGTPAECAAEIKTRFGDVAERICAYFPGSTHPAATISALAEALK, encoded by the coding sequence GTGAAGCTCGACCTGCAGCTCGACGGCCGTCCCGACGAGGCGGCCCAGCGTGCTCGCGAGCTGATCGACGCCGGCGTCGACGGCCTGTTCACCTTCGAGGGACCGCACGACGTCTTCCTGCCGCTGATCGTCGCCGCCGGCTCGTCCGACGTACCGCCGACCGACCTGATGACCAACGTCGCGATCGCGATCCCGCGCAGCCCGATGCACCTGGCGAACATGGCCTACGACCTGCAGCTGCTCTCCGGCGGCCGGTTCCGGCTCGGGCTCGGTTCCCAGATCAAGCCGCACATCGAGAACCGGTACGGCGCCGAGTGGAGCCGACCGGCCGCGCGGATGCGCGAGACGGTGCTCGCCGTGAAGGCGATCCTGAACGCGTGGCAGGACGGCACCCGCCTCGACTTCCGCGGCGAGTTCACCAAGCACACGTTGATGCCGCCGACCTTCGTCCCCGGCCCCAACCCGTACGGCGTCCCGCCGGTCCTGCTCGGAGCCCTCGGCCCTGTGATGACGCGGACCGCGGCCGAGGTCGCCGACGGCCTGCTGGTGATGCCGTTCCACAGCCACCGGCACTTCCGCGAGCGCACGTTGACGGCCGTCGCCGAGGGTCTCGAGCTCGCCGGACGCGACCGCATCGACATCTACCCGCAGGCAATCGTCGCGATGGGCGAGACCCCCGACGAGATCACCGCAGCGAGCTTCGGGGTGAAGGGCCTGCTCGCGTTCTACGGCTCGACGCCGGCGTACAAGTCGGTCCTCGACATCGAGGGCTGGGGCGACCTGCAGCCCGAGCTGAACGCGCTGTCGAAGACCGGCGACATCATGAAGATGATCGACCTGATCGACGACGACGTGATGCGCACGCTGGCGGTCGTCGGCACGCCCGCCGAGTGCGCCGCCGAGATCAAGAC